A genome region from Leptodactylus fuscus isolate aLepFus1 chromosome 6, aLepFus1.hap2, whole genome shotgun sequence includes the following:
- the CTU1 gene encoding cytoplasmic tRNA 2-thiolation protein 1, translating to MPVNCTSCETQRAVLRRPKTGHSLCKECFFRAFEEEVHHTIVSAKLFQAGEKVGIGASGGKDSTVLAHVLKVLNERYQYGLELLLISVDEGISGYRDDSLETVKRNQQQYELPLKIVSYQELYGWTMDQIVKQVGLKNNCTFCGVFRRQALDRGAMMLGVNKICTGHNADDIAETVLMNFLRGDIARLRRCTAITTGSEGAIPRCKPLKYAYEKEIVLYAYFKKLDYFSTECIYSPNAYRGHARAFLKDLEALRPSAIMDIIHSGENLSVKEDVRMPVQGTCTRCGYISSQGLCKACVLLEGLNRGLPKLGIGKHHKLHHKILAQEPLSEAETRKLKAVDF from the exons ATGCCCGTGAACTGCACCAGTTGTGAGACACAACGGGCGGTCTTGAGGAGGCCCAAGACTGGTCATTCGCTGTGTAAGGAATGCTTCTTCCGTGCTTTCGAGGAGGAGGTCCACCATACCATTGTATCTGCCAAGCTCTTTCAGGCAGGGGAGAAGGTTGGTATTGGAGCTTCAGGGGGTAAAGACTCCACGGTCCTCGCCCACGTCTTAAAGGTCCTGAACGAGCGATATCAGTACGGCTTAGAACTCCTTCTGATCTCCGTGGATGAAGGGATCTCCGGATATAGAGACGACTCCTTGGAGACCGTGAAAAGGAACCAGCAGCAGTACGAGCTGCCCTTGAAAATTGTGTCTTACCAGGAGTTGTATGGCTGGACCATGGACCAGATTGTCAAGCAAGTGGGGCTCAAGAACAACTGTACGTTTTGTGGGGTGTTCAGAAGACAAGCGCTGGACCGGGGTGCCATGATGCTGGGGGTCAACAAGATATGCACAG GTCACAACGCAGATGACATCGCAGAAACCGTACTGATGAATTTCCTTCGAGGAGACATCGCACGGTTACGGCGCTGCACGGCGATAACCACCGGCAGCGAAGGCGCCATCCCGCGGTGCAAGCCTCTGAAGTACGCCTACGAGAAGGAGATTGTGCTCTACGCCTATTTTAAAAAGCTGGACTACTTTTCCACCGAGTGTATCTACTCCCCCAATGCCTATCGGGGCCACGCCCGGGCCTTCCTGAAGGATCTGGAGGCTTTGCGGCCCAGCGCCATCATGGACATCATCCATTCAGGGGAAAACCTATCTGTGAAGGAAGACGTCCGGATGCCCGTGCAAGGAACCTGCACACGTTGCGGCTACATCTCCAGTCAGGGACTTTGCAAGGCGTGCGTCTTATTGGAAGGCTTAAACCGAGGTCTGCCGAAGCTCGGAATCGGCAAACACCATAAACTCCATCATAAGATTTTGGCGCAGGAACCGCTGAGCGAAGCTGAAACGCGCAAGCTGAAGGCTGTGGACTTCTGA